One window of the Rosa rugosa chromosome 3, drRosRugo1.1, whole genome shotgun sequence genome contains the following:
- the LOC133739975 gene encoding phenylcoumaran benzylic ether reductase Pyrc5-like, with protein MAETKSKILIVGSTGFIGKHLVEASAKAGHPTFALVREPTLSNPAKSKIIQSFKALGVNFVLGDLYDHDSLVKAIKQVDVVISTVDHSQLADQRKIITAIKEAGNVKRFFPSEFGNDVDRAHAVEPAKTTYAVKADFRREVEASGIPYTYIVGNFFSGYFLPTLNQPGATAPPRDKIVVLGDGNTKAIFNKEQDVSTYTIKAVDDPRTLNKILYIMPPGNTVSFNEIVSLWEKKIGKTLEKIHVPEEQLLKKIQEAVEPIKSLLCYGYSVFVKGDHTNFEVEPTFGVEATELYPDVKYTSVDEYLNQFV; from the exons ATGGCAGAAACCAAATCCAAGATTCTCATTGTCGGAAGCACCGGCTTCATTGGAAAACACCTCGTCGAAGCCAGCGCGAAAGCCGGTCACCCAACCTTTGCTCTGGTTCGAGAACCCACTCTCTCTAACCCAGCCAAGTCCAAGATCATCCAAAGTTTCAAGGCTTTGGGCGTCAACTTCGTCTTG GGTGATCTCTATGACCACGATAGCCTTGTGAAGGCGATAAAACAGGTCGATGTGGTGATTTCAACAGTGGACCACTCCCAATTAGCAGATCAACGCAAGATTATAACTGCAATTAAAGAAGCTGGCAATGTCAAG AGATTTTTCCCTTCCGAGTTTGGCAACGATGTCGATCGAGCTCATGCTGTTGAGCCAGCGAAAACGACGTATGCTGTGAAAGCTGACTTTCGCAGGGAAGTTGAGGCATCGGGGATTCCGTACACCTATATCGTTGGCAATTTCTTTTCTGGCTACTTCTTGCCCACTTTGAATCAGCCTGGAGCCACTGCCCCTCCAAGGGATAAAATCGTGGTTTTAGGGGATGGAAACACCAAAG CTATCTTTAACAAGGAACAGGACGTTAGTACCTATACTATTAAGGCTGTGGATGATCCGAGAACCTTAAACAAGATCCTCTACATCATGCCCCCGGGCAACACCGTCTCCTTCAACGAAATTGTATCTCTCTGGGAGAAGAAGATTGGCAAGACCCTTGAGAAGATACATGTTCCGGAAGAACAGCTCCTCAAGAAGATTCAAG AGGCTGTGGAACCAATCAAATCGCTACTGTGTTATGGTTACTCAGTCTTCGTGAAGGGAGACCATACTAACTTTGAGGTCGAGCCCACATTCGGAGTAGAAGCTACTGAACTTTACCCTGATGTCAAATACACTTCAGTGGACGAGTACCTCAACCAGTTTGTCTAA
- the LOC133741326 gene encoding phenylcoumaran benzylic ether reductase Pyrc5, which translates to MVLLSSTRLVLLSFATLFLAFFLRRRLLFPDPMAQTKSKILFIGGTGYIGKFIVEASAKAGHPTFVLVREPTLSNPAKSKVIDSFKASGVNFVLGDLYDHESLVKAIKQVDVVISTVGHAQLADQGKIIAAIKEAGNVKRFFPSEFGNDVDRVHAVEPAKTAFATKAKVRRDVEAAGIPYTYVSSNFFAGYFLPSLNQPGATAPPRDKVVILGDGNPKAIFNKEEDIGTYTIKAVDDPRTLNKILYIRPPANTFSFNELVALWEKKIGKTLEKVYVPEEQLLKNIQEAAVPINVILAIGHSVFVKGDHTNFEIEPSFGVEASALYPDVKYTTVDEYLSQFV; encoded by the exons ATGGTATTACTATCATCCACTCGTCTAGTCCTCCTTTCATTTGCAACGCTTTTTCTCGCTTTCTTTCTCCGACGACGACTCCTGTTCCCGGATCCAATGGCGCAAACCAAGTCCAAGATTCTCTTCATCGGAGGCACTGGCTACATTGGTAAGTTCATAGTCGAGGCCAGCGCCAAGGCCGGCCACCCCACCTTCGTTCTCGTCCGGGAGCCCACTCTCTCCAACCCGGCCAAGTCCAAAGTCATCGACAGCTTCAAGGCCTCCGGCGTCAATTTCGTCCTG GGTGATCTGTACGACCACGAGAGCCTTGTGAAGGCGATTAAGCAAGTCGATGTGGTGATTTCGACGGTGGGTCACGCGCAGTTGGCTGATCAAGGCAAGATCATCGCCGCCATTAAAGAAGCCGGCAATGTCAAG AGGTTTTTCCCTTCCGAGTTTGGAAACGACGTGGATCGAGTCCACGCTGTGGAGCCAGCAAAGACGGCGTTCGCTACGAAAGCCAAGGTCCGCAGAGATGTTGAGGCGGCCGGGATTCCCTACACTTATGTGTCATCAAACTTCTTTGCTGGTTACTTCTTGCCCAGTCTGAACCAGCCCGGAGCTACTGCTCCTCCCAGGGACAAAGTCGTCATTTTGGGTGATGGCAACCCCAAAG CAATCTTTAACAAGGAAGAGGATATTGGTACCTATACCATTAAGGCTGTGGATGACCCAAGAACATTGAACAAGATCCTCTACATCCGGCCACCTGCCAACACCTTCTCCTTCAACGAACTTGTGGCTCTTTGGGAGAAGAAGATTGGAAAAACCCTCGAGAAGGTCTATGTCCCGGAGGAGCAACTACTCAAAAACATTCAAG AGGCTGCGGTTCCAATCAATGTGATACTGGCAATCGGTCACTCAGTTTTTGTGAAAGGAGACCACACTAACTTTGAGATCGAGCCCTCATTTGGAGTGGAAGCTTCTGCTCTTTACCCTGATGTCAAATACACTACTGTGGATGAGTACCTCTCCCAGTTCGTCTGA
- the LOC133737327 gene encoding uncharacterized protein LOC133737327: protein MEDDCPFELYALKMQHEKNTYESEHKCTRNWNNTMVRSRYLTSKFKDKIQLNENWNTCSLTQTMSTKIKARVLKQMAYRTKRAALLELEGSNREQFARPANYGRKLQRVDPATTIDIKCDFSHSSNQPIFKRMYICLGALKNGFKAGCMAIIGLDGAHLNSAFGGQLLTAVGMDANNTTWVIAYAMVEDETKDSWIWFLELLGKDLDINDGGAGWTFISDKQKGLMPAFDEVVLLAHIKFCMRHMWTNFTKLFFGKEMKDEMWKCAKATTMPFYLRDMEEMKQLDEKCDILINNLCESFNGWIREARGKPPLTMFEEIRVKLMTRIQLRRKKMQAYNGNICPKARKTLEKNKLKAAIYYISTFNGGHQAEVENFGGSNNTVDLNLRTCSCQRWELSGIPCKHAVSAIFQKREESDDYVAECYLKKTYMAIYSNLIMHVNGMDLWSRGEGPAMLPPQYTRQPGRPKTKRIKDSSEMAQGSGTKLGGVQKSLKCGNCRGLGHNIKTCQTCHRHLPPKEKKSVALNKRRKLNNGDGS, encoded by the exons ATGGAGGATGACTGCCCCTTTGAGCTTTATGCCTTAAAGATGCAACATGAGAAAAATACATATGAAAGTGAGCACAAGTGCACAAGAAATTGGAACAACACAATGGTGAGGTCTAGATACTTGACTTCCAAATTCAAGGACAAGATTCAGCTTAATGAAAACTGGAACACAT GTTCTCTTACACAGACCATGTCTACAAAGATTAAGGCAAGGGTATTAAAGCAAATGGCCTATAGGACTAAAAGAGCAGCTTTGTTGGAATTGGAAGGCTCTAATAGGGAGCAATTTGCAAGGCCGGCAAACTATGGCAGAAAGTTGCAACGGGTTGACCCAGCAACCACAATAGATATCAAGTGTGATTTCTCACACTCAAGCAACCAGCCTATTTTCAAGAGAATGTACATCTGTTTGGGGGCCCTTAAGAATGGTTTTAAGGCAGGTTGTATGGCTATTATAGGATTGGATGGTGCTCATCTAAATAGTGCTTTTGGAGGGCAACTTTTGACAGCTGTTGGGATGGATGCCAACAACACCACATGGGTCATAGCATATGCAATGGTGGAAGATGAGACTAAAGATTCATGGATTTGGTTTCTAGAGTTGTTGGGAAAGGATTTGGATATCAATGATGGTGGAGCAGGGTGGACATTTATAAGTGACAAACAAAAGGGATTGATGCCTGCTTTTGATGAGGTGGTCCTTTTAGCACATATCAAATTCTGTATGAGACATATGTGGACTAACTTCACAAAGTTATTTTTTGGGAAAGAGATGAAGGACGAAATGTGGAAGTGTGCTAAAGCAACCACAATGCCTTTCTATTTAAGAGACATGGAGGAGATGAAACAGTTGGATGAGAAG TGTGACATTCTAATCAATAACTTATGTGAGAGTTTTAATGGATGGATAAGAGAAGCTAGAGGTAAGCCACCTCTGACAATGTTTGAAGAAATCCGAGTGAAGCTAATGACAAGGATTCAGCTAAGGAGGAAAAAAATGCAAGCTTACAATGGCAACATTTGCCCTAAGGCAAGGAAGACACTTGAGAAGAATAAGTTGAAGGCTGCTATATACTATATTTCTACCTTCAATGGAGGTCACCAAGCTGAAGTTGAGAACTTTGGTGGCTCTAATAATACTGTGGACCTTAATCTAAGGACATGCTCTTGTCAAAGGTGGGAGTTGTCTGGAATTCCTTGCAAACATGCAGTCTCAGCTATTTTCCAGAAGAGAGAGGAGTCGGATGATTACGTTGCTGAATGCTACCTCAAGAAGACCTATATGGCAATATACAGCAACCTCATAATGCATGTTAATGGCATGGATCTTTGGTCAAGAGGTGAAGGACCAGCAATGTTACCTCCCCAATATACAAGACAACCTGGTCgaccaaaaacaaagaggaTTAAGGACTCTTCAGAGATGGCTCAAGGCTCTGGTACTAAACTAGGAGGAGTACAAAAATCACTAAAGTGTGGCAATTGTAGGGGACTAGGTCACAATATAAAGACATGCCAGACATGCCATAGGCATCTGCCACcaaaggagaagaagagtgTTGCCCTTAATAAAAGGAGGAAGCTAAACAATGGGGATGGTTCTTAA
- the LOC133741325 gene encoding adoMet-dependent rRNA methyltransferase spb1 yields MGKVKGKHRLDKYYHLAKEHGYRSRASWKLLQLDAKHSFLHSAHAVLDLCAAPGGWMQVAVQRVPVGSLVVGVDLVPIAPVRGAHSIQQDITRTECVAKLRRLMRDEGCSAFDLVLHDGSPNVGGAWSSEATAQNALVIDSVKLATQLLAPKGTFVTKIFRSQDYNAVLFCLKELFEKVEQYKPAASRSASAETYLLGLKYKAPAKIDPRLLDMKHLFKAVEPQKKVVDVLRGTKQKRHRDGYEDGDTILRKVSSAADFIWSVDPLNILGSVTSITFDDVTSLPIKDHALTTEEVKILCDDLRVLGKQDFKHLLKWRVQIRKALSPSEKADVTTAPDVEKETKEDDDDRILNEMEELTNAMERKKKREKKLQAKKRAQDKVRKATGMQIDAMQDGYTDDTLFSLSAIKGKKDLVAIDSTEYDGENGDLADSENEDMQDKPEEASSSDVDSDDGRRRYDEKMEELLDQAYEHYVAKKEGTAKQRKRLKEEAQSLEDVDGEDTIPSDYDSDKDEADQEKNPLLDALDDGEGPTQEEVTNNWFSQPIFAEAVEQGDLEKSDSEDEMQVERPEENLALQEKPKEKTVIKNVKEKSENRVAGSNSNHELKAKKADDDFEIVPAPDTDSSDDSSSDESEDMDTYRKAEILACAKKMLSKKQREHMLDDAYNKYMLDDEGLPKWFLDEEKKHRRPNKPVTKEEINAMKAQFKEIDARPAKKVAEAKARKKRVAMRKLEKIRKKANTISDQADISDRSKSKQIDQLYKKAVPKRPKKEYVVAKKGVQVKVGKGKVRVDARMKKDARGRGTGNKWAGKGSEKKGKNMKDKRGKGKGSGKPSGGKPSGKKGGSKGRKMGMHD; encoded by the exons ATGGGCAAGGTGAAGGGAAAGCATCGTCTTGACAAGTACTACCACCTCGCGAAGGAGCACGGCTACCGCTCCCGTGCCTCATGGAAGCTTCTCCAGCTCGACGCCAAGCACTCCTTCCTCCACTCCGCCCACGCCGTCCTCGATCTCTGCGCCGCCCCCGGCGGTTGGATGCAAGTCGCCGTGCAGCGCGTCCCCGTCGGCAGCCTCGTCGTCGGCGTCGACTTGGTCCCCATCGCTCCGGTTCGCGGCGCCCACTCTATCCAGCAGGACATCACGAGGACCGAGTGCGTCGCCAAGCTGAGGAGGCTGATGAGGGACGAAGGCTGCTCTGCCTTCGATTTGGTGCTTCATGATGGCTCGCCCAACGTCGGTGGAGCCTGGTCGTCGGAAGCTACGGCGCAGAACGCCTTGGTTATTGATTCGGTGAAGCTGGCGACGCAGCTCTTGGCTCCCAAAGGCACATTTGTCACCAAG ATCTTCAGGTCGCAAGATTATAATGCTGTCTTGTTTTGCCTTAAGGAG TTATTTGAGAAGGTTGAACAGTATAAACCAGCAGCTAGTCGTAGTGCATCTGCCGAGACATATCTTTTGGGTTTGAAGTACAAGGCTCCAGCAAAAATTGATCCTCGCCTACTTGATATGAAGCATCTGTTTAAAGCTGTGGAACCTCAGAAGAAG GTGGTGGATGTACTTAGAGGAACAAAGCAAAAAAGACACCGTGACGG GTATGAAGATGGAGACACAATTTTGAGAAAAGTATCTTCAGCCGCTGACTTCATTTGGTCTGTGGATCCTCTAAATATTCTTGGATCTGTCACTTCCATAACATTTGATGATGTGACATCTTTGCCCATCAAGGATCATGCTTTGACAACAGAGGAG GTTAAAATTCTATGTGATGATCTGCGTGTTTTGGGGAAGCAAGATTTCAAGCATCTTTTGAA GTGGCGGGTGCAGATAAGAAAGGCCTTGTCTCCTTCCGAGAAAGCTGATGTTACTACTGCTCCGGATGTTGAAAAGGAGACTaaggaggatgatgatgacagAATACTGAATGAAATGGAAGAGCTTACAAACGCTATGGAGCGCAAGAAGAAACGGGAAAAGAAGCTTCAAGCAAAGAAACGTGCTcag GACAAGGTCCGGAAGGCGACTGGGATGCAAATAGATGCAATGCAAGATGGTTATACAGATGATACTCTGTTTTCCCTATCTGCCATCAAG GGTAAGAAAGATCTGGTAGCGATTGATTCCACCGAATATGATGGTGAGAATGGTGACTTGGCAGATAGCGAAAATGAGGATATGCAGGATAAACCTGAGGAAGCATCTTCCAGTGATGTAGACTCTGATGACGGCCGTAGAAG ATATGATGAAAAAATGGAAGAACTTCTAGATCAGGCTTATGAACATTATGTGGCCAAAAAGGAGGGAACTGCAAAGCAGCGAAAGCGTTTGAAAGAAGAGGCTCAAAGTTTGGAG GATGTTGATGGTGAAGATACAATTCCATCTGATTATGATTCAGACAAAGATGAGGCTGATCAGGAAAAGAATCCTCTCTTAGATGCTCTTGATGATGGGGAAGGACCAACTCAGGAGGAGGTTACAAATAACTGGTTTAGTCAGCCGATCTTTGCTGAAGCTGTAGAACAGGGAGATTTGGAGAAGTCTGATAGTGAAGACGAAATGCAGGTTGAAAGGCCAGAAGAGAATTTGGCCCTGCAAGAGAAGCCCAAGGAAAAGACGGTTATTAAAAATGTTAAAGAAAAGTCTGAAAATCGTGTTGCAGGGTCCAATTCCAATCATGAACTCAAAGCAAAGAAGGCAGATGATGATTTTGAGATAGTCCCTGCTCCCGATACAGATTCAAGTGATGATTCATCATCAGATGAGTCGGAGGATATGGATACCTATAGAAAAGCCGAGATACTGGCATGTGCCAAAAAAATGTTGTCAAAGAAGCAAAGGGAACATATGCTTGATGATGCGTATAATAAGTACATGCTTGATGACGAGGGCTTGCCCAAATGGTTTTTGGACGAGGAAAAGAAGCACCGACGACCAAATAAGCCAGTGACCAAAGAAGAGATTAATGCAATGAAAGCGCAGTTTAAAGAAATTGATGCCCGGCCAGCAAAGAAGGTGGCAGAGGCTAAAGCTCGAAAGAAGCGGGTTGCCATGAGGAAGCTTGAGAAGATTCGTAAGAAGGCTAACACAATATCAGATCAGGCAGATATCTCTGATCGTTCAAAGAGCAAGCAAATCGACCAATTGTATAAGAAGGCAGTGCCCAAGAGGCCTAAAAAGGAGTATGTGGTTGCGAAGAAAGGTGTTCAAGTCAAGGTTGGCAAGGGTAAGGTCCGTGTTGATGCAAGAATGAAAAAGGATGCAAGGGGTCGTGGGACGGGTAATAAATGGGCAGGAAAAGGCagtgaaaagaaaggaaaaaatatGAAGGACAAGAGAGGTAAAGGTAAAGGATCTGGGAAGCCTTCAGGAGGGAAGCCTTCTGGAAAGAAGGGTGGTAGCAAAGGAAGAAAGATGGGCATGCATGACTGA